In Acidobacteriota bacterium, a single genomic region encodes these proteins:
- a CDS encoding amidohydrolase, translating into MRRDRSSLVIGLLLAALLAGPAAGAAQSLSDAIADDYRTELKTLFEHFHRNPELSFLEHETAARLADELRKSGVEVTEGIGRTGIVGLMANGEGPLVLVRADLDGLPVEERSELPYSSAVRQVDLSGEEVPVMHACGHDMHITTMVGVARRLAAMRDQWSGTVMFVGQPAEERIMGAREMIEDGLYERFGVPDYALALHVSAGRPAGKIEVPPGLLASSSDSVDITVFGVGAHGASPHRGKDPIYIAAQLVVALQGIVSRELNPLDPGVVTVGAIHGGFKHNVIPDRVELQLTVRANREETREQLLSAIDRIAEGVGRAAGLPASLLPKVVRTKESTPVTMNDPELAVRVRAAIAAGMGEDVFFRAPPSGMGAEDFAYFLRTEHKVPGTYFNVGGTDPADLEAEAAGGPQVAGHHSPFFRIEPEPSIRAGVEAMTLAVLDLLQP; encoded by the coding sequence GTGCGCCGGGACCGATCCTCGCTCGTCATCGGGCTGCTGCTGGCGGCGCTCCTCGCCGGGCCCGCCGCGGGTGCCGCCCAGAGCCTCTCCGACGCGATCGCCGACGACTACAGGACCGAGCTGAAGACGCTCTTCGAGCACTTCCACCGCAATCCGGAGCTGTCCTTCCTCGAACACGAGACAGCGGCGCGGCTCGCTGACGAACTGCGCAAGTCCGGCGTCGAGGTCACGGAGGGGATCGGCCGCACCGGCATCGTCGGCCTGATGGCGAACGGCGAGGGACCGCTGGTTCTCGTGCGGGCCGACTTGGACGGCCTGCCGGTGGAGGAGAGGTCCGAGCTGCCGTATTCCTCGGCGGTCAGGCAGGTCGATCTCTCCGGCGAGGAAGTGCCGGTCATGCACGCCTGTGGCCACGACATGCACATCACGACGATGGTCGGCGTGGCGCGGCGGCTCGCCGCGATGCGCGACCAGTGGTCGGGCACGGTCATGTTCGTCGGCCAGCCGGCGGAAGAGCGGATCATGGGCGCCCGCGAAATGATCGAGGACGGCCTGTACGAGCGCTTCGGCGTACCGGACTACGCGCTGGCGCTCCACGTGTCGGCGGGGAGGCCGGCCGGGAAGATCGAGGTGCCGCCGGGCCTGCTCGCGTCGTCCTCGGACAGCGTCGACATCACGGTGTTCGGGGTCGGCGCGCACGGGGCGTCGCCGCATCGGGGCAAGGACCCGATCTACATCGCGGCGCAGCTCGTCGTCGCGCTCCAGGGCATCGTGAGCCGTGAACTCAACCCGCTCGATCCCGGCGTCGTGACGGTCGGCGCGATCCACGGCGGCTTCAAGCACAACGTGATCCCGGACCGGGTGGAACTGCAGCTCACTGTGCGGGCGAACAGGGAGGAGACGCGGGAGCAGTTGCTGTCGGCCATCGATCGGATCGCGGAGGGCGTAGGCAGAGCCGCTGGACTTCCGGCGTCGCTGCTGCCGAAGGTGGTGCGCACGAAGGAATCGACGCCGGTCACCATGAACGACCCGGAACTTGCGGTCCGGGTACGGGCCGCGATCGCCGCCGGCATGGGTGAGGACGTGTTCTTCAGGGCGCCGCCCTCGGGCATGGGTGCTGAGGATTTCGCCTACTTCCTCCGCACGGAGCACAAGGTGCCCGGCACCTACTTCAACGTCGGCGGCACGGACCCTGCCGACCTGGAAGCGGAGGCGGCCGGCGGACCGCAGGTCGCCGGCCACCATTCGCCCTTCTTCCGCATCGAGCCCGAACCCTCGATTAGGGCCGGGGTCGAGGCGATGACGCTGGCCGTCCTCGACCTGCTGCAGCCGTAG
- a CDS encoding TlpA disulfide reductase family protein, with protein MNTSHRTFVALAVALLLLSAACGAAVGEEGSGADEQLAALVAEVGPDWEIVTDYMKRQREWMQRRLNSLGSEEGSGSPEGGEEASGPPDADRAAAAAIAILEAGAAHERSVDAAQFLTNQAAMTAKGDEYAYRGAKALLEHAPDFGAWGMTLSRMHTFRRFRDDGESARPGTDRFFEELAAEADDPVLRAAGRYYLALGRMAAVNAKDLLEEERAARREAALDAADGLSAGVEDEPLLFGMRMGAGTFADAEAALIRSIRHATVGSVVPELTGNRMDGVEEALSDYRGRVVLLDFWATWCKPCIAALPTLRELVADLPADRFVLLAVSVDAELETAVEFMEKEPMPWVNWHVGMTSDLTGVLDVSAFPTYILLDEQGRILARTSGLPDDFLALIEETAG; from the coding sequence ATGAACACGTCCCACCGCACCTTTGTCGCGCTCGCCGTGGCGCTGCTGTTGTTGTCGGCAGCTTGCGGAGCGGCCGTCGGCGAGGAGGGCTCGGGCGCCGACGAGCAGCTCGCCGCGCTGGTTGCCGAAGTCGGTCCCGACTGGGAGATCGTGACGGACTACATGAAGCGTCAACGAGAGTGGATGCAGCGCCGCCTGAACAGTCTGGGTTCGGAAGAGGGCTCCGGGAGCCCGGAGGGCGGCGAGGAGGCTTCCGGGCCGCCTGACGCGGACCGTGCCGCCGCGGCGGCGATCGCGATTCTCGAGGCGGGCGCCGCGCACGAGAGGTCGGTGGACGCTGCGCAGTTTCTGACGAATCAGGCCGCGATGACGGCAAAGGGGGATGAGTACGCCTACCGGGGAGCGAAGGCCCTTCTCGAGCACGCCCCAGACTTCGGGGCGTGGGGGATGACGCTGTCCCGGATGCACACGTTCCGGCGGTTCCGCGACGACGGCGAATCCGCCCGGCCAGGGACGGACAGGTTCTTCGAGGAACTGGCGGCCGAGGCGGATGATCCGGTGCTGCGCGCGGCCGGTCGCTACTACCTGGCTCTGGGACGGATGGCGGCCGTCAACGCGAAGGACCTGCTCGAGGAGGAGCGCGCGGCCAGAAGGGAGGCCGCTCTCGACGCCGCGGATGGGCTGAGTGCGGGCGTCGAGGACGAGCCGCTCCTGTTCGGGATGAGGATGGGCGCCGGGACCTTCGCGGATGCCGAGGCGGCCCTGATCCGCAGCATCCGGCACGCTACCGTCGGAAGTGTCGTGCCCGAGCTGACCGGCAACCGCATGGACGGTGTCGAGGAAGCGTTGTCGGACTACCGGGGCCGGGTCGTGCTCCTCGACTTCTGGGCGACCTGGTGCAAACCCTGCATCGCGGCGCTGCCAACGCTGAGGGAACTCGTCGCGGATCTGCCCGCGGATCGCTTCGTCCTTCTGGCGGTCAGCGTCGACGCGGAACTGGAGACGGCGGTCGAGTTCATGGAGAAGGAGCCGATGCCGTGGGTGAACTGGCACGTGGGAATGACGAGCGACTTGACGGGAGTCCTCGACGTCAGTGCCTTTCCCACCTACATCCTGCTCGATGAGCAGGGCCGGATCCTCGCCAGGACGAGTGGCCTGCCCGACGACTTTCTGGCCCTGATCGAAGAGACGGCGGGCTAG
- a CDS encoding sulfatase-like hydrolase/transferase: protein MSGRLRVPVAVVLLMAVLAIACSPGGNGGEQEASADASPPNIVVILADDLGYADVSIYGDRLQTPNIDRIGREGAVFTQGYVTTPVCSPARAALLTGRYQQRYGFEYNARQAPEVPDVGLIAGELTIADHLQATGYATGIVGKWHLGFKDEHYPTNRGFDEFYGHLAGATRFINRRTEGAVSMSADEEFRSRPPEDPRADLVVRGSEPPAPPERRAGNLILRGPEKTVVDEPTYITDVFGDESVDFIRRHADEPFFLYSAFNAPHSPFQVTEEYYDRFPDEEHELRRIYFGMIAALDDAVGRILDALDEAGVADNTLVVFLSDNGCAGYFPGLCSCEPLSGGKLTYYEGGVRVPYLLRWPAAVAPGTTIDAPVSTLDILPTALAAAGTAAPADLELDGRDLMPLLDGLAEATGHGRLVWRNYPTVAVRSGDMKLIKPNQDAPGGFLYDLSIDVREQTDLAPERPEEVANLEAVIEEWRAITVEPAWTRRRPVVYSICNIEPIGFEN, encoded by the coding sequence ATGAGCGGACGACTAAGGGTTCCGGTTGCGGTGGTGCTCCTCATGGCGGTGCTGGCGATTGCCTGTTCTCCCGGCGGGAACGGCGGTGAGCAGGAGGCCTCCGCGGACGCTTCACCGCCGAACATCGTCGTCATCCTGGCCGACGACCTCGGCTACGCGGACGTCTCGATCTACGGCGACCGCCTGCAGACGCCGAACATCGACCGTATCGGCCGGGAGGGGGCCGTGTTCACCCAGGGCTACGTGACGACGCCGGTGTGTTCGCCGGCGCGGGCGGCGCTGCTCACCGGCCGCTACCAGCAGCGGTACGGCTTCGAGTACAACGCGCGTCAGGCGCCGGAAGTGCCGGATGTCGGGCTCATCGCCGGAGAGCTGACGATCGCCGATCACCTGCAGGCGACCGGCTACGCGACCGGCATCGTCGGCAAGTGGCACCTCGGCTTCAAGGACGAGCACTACCCGACGAACCGCGGTTTCGACGAGTTCTACGGCCATCTCGCGGGCGCCACGCGCTTCATCAACCGCAGGACGGAAGGCGCCGTATCGATGTCGGCCGACGAGGAGTTCAGGAGCCGTCCGCCGGAAGACCCGCGCGCCGATCTGGTGGTCAGGGGCAGCGAGCCGCCCGCGCCGCCGGAGCGCCGGGCGGGCAACCTGATCCTGCGGGGGCCGGAGAAGACGGTGGTCGACGAGCCGACCTACATCACGGACGTCTTCGGCGACGAGTCGGTCGACTTCATCCGCCGTCACGCCGATGAGCCGTTCTTTCTCTACTCGGCGTTCAACGCGCCGCACTCGCCGTTCCAGGTGACGGAGGAGTACTACGACCGGTTCCCTGACGAGGAGCACGAACTGCGGCGGATCTACTTCGGGATGATCGCCGCCCTCGACGACGCGGTCGGCCGCATCCTGGACGCCCTGGACGAGGCGGGGGTTGCCGACAACACGCTGGTCGTCTTCCTTTCGGACAACGGCTGCGCCGGCTACTTCCCGGGCCTGTGCTCCTGCGAGCCGCTCTCCGGCGGCAAGCTGACGTACTACGAGGGCGGCGTCCGGGTGCCGTACCTGCTGCGCTGGCCGGCGGCGGTCGCGCCCGGGACCACGATCGACGCGCCGGTGTCGACGCTCGACATCCTGCCGACCGCCCTGGCCGCCGCCGGAACCGCGGCGCCCGCGGATCTCGAACTGGACGGACGCGACTTGATGCCGCTTCTCGACGGGTTGGCCGAGGCGACCGGCCACGGCCGCTTGGTCTGGCGGAACTACCCGACCGTCGCCGTCCGCAGCGGCGACATGAAGCTGATCAAGCCGAACCAGGATGCGCCCGGCGGCTTCCTTTACGACCTGTCCATCGACGTTCGGGAACAGACCGATCTGGCCCCGGAGCGACCGGAGGAGGTCGCCAACCTCGAAGCGGTCATCGAGGAGTGGCGTGCCATCACGGTGGAACCGGCCTGGACCCGACGCCGGCCGGTCGTCTACTCGATCTGCAACATCGAGCCGATCGGTTTCGAGAACTAG
- a CDS encoding type II toxin-antitoxin system prevent-host-death family antitoxin, with product MRTITQRQLRNDSAKVLRAVQEGQTMTITRNGTPVAELRPIAARRYVSRAVLREAVRTAPRIDAGRFRADIDAVIDPWLDDQQGGNRRT from the coding sequence GTGCGAACGATCACCCAAAGACAGCTCCGCAACGACTCGGCCAAGGTGCTCCGGGCCGTTCAGGAAGGCCAGACGATGACGATCACCCGAAACGGAACCCCGGTGGCCGAACTGCGGCCCATAGCCGCCCGCCGCTACGTATCCCGTGCCGTGCTCAGGGAGGCGGTGCGAACCGCTCCCAGAATCGACGCAGGCCGGTTCCGGGCCGACATCGACGCCGTCATCGATCCCTGGCTGGACGATCAGCAGGGCGGAAATCGCCGGACATGA
- a CDS encoding type II toxin-antitoxin system VapC family toxin, translating to MSTAVQPLHQSTHEAGLQASQTLAGDSHGLLDTSVIIDYDLIDPLELPDLSAVSAITMAELTVGPLAAGQDDEERARRQDRLQWAAGTWDPLPFDNAAARAYGRIYSALLRRGPVGRRRLADFLIAAVALANDLPIYTRNAADLRGLEELLAVRSM from the coding sequence ATGAGTACCGCCGTACAGCCTCTCCACCAGTCGACGCACGAGGCCGGTCTCCAGGCGAGCCAGACGCTCGCCGGCGACAGCCACGGCCTGCTGGATACGTCCGTCATCATCGACTACGACCTGATCGACCCGTTGGAGTTGCCGGACCTGTCCGCCGTTTCAGCCATCACGATGGCCGAGCTCACGGTGGGGCCCTTGGCGGCCGGCCAGGACGACGAGGAGCGAGCCCGCCGGCAGGACCGCCTGCAGTGGGCCGCCGGCACCTGGGACCCCCTGCCGTTCGACAACGCGGCAGCCCGCGCCTACGGCCGGATCTACTCCGCACTCCTGCGCCGGGGCCCCGTCGGCCGCCGGCGCCTCGCCGACTTCCTGATCGCCGCCGTCGCGCTGGCCAACGACCTGCCTATCTACACGAGAAACGCCGCCGACCTGCGTGGCCTCGAGGAGCTGCTAGCCGTCCGATCAATGTAG
- the pdxA gene encoding 4-hydroxythreonine-4-phosphate dehydrogenase PdxA, which yields MSGRPMAVTMGDASGVGPEIAVRRFAEGLLGSEVVLYGDAAVLASAGAVLGLDVRIRLVREPDEAADGALNVRDLGLLSADRVTPGVLNAEAGAAALAYVDRATRDALAGKVAGVVTLPMNKEATRVSRSDFQGHTEFIAGLCGVDDFAMMLTVPELAVTHVSAHVSLREAIERVEPVRIRKVIDLTHEALSRFIERPRIAVCGLNPHAGEHGLFGAEDEEIIRPAIEVAAADGLDVSGPHPADTIFRQAIHLDRYDAAVCMYHDQGHAPMKLYGFERGVNVTIGLPIVRTSVDHGTAFDIAWQGKAFTDSLGHALDYAWKLAGRVD from the coding sequence ATGAGTGGCCGGCCGATGGCGGTGACGATGGGGGATGCGTCGGGCGTTGGCCCGGAGATCGCGGTCCGGCGGTTTGCGGAGGGGCTGCTGGGCAGTGAGGTCGTGCTGTATGGCGACGCTGCGGTGCTGGCGAGCGCGGGGGCGGTGCTGGGATTGGATGTGCGGATCCGCCTGGTCAGAGAACCGGACGAGGCTGCGGACGGGGCGCTGAACGTCCGCGACCTGGGGCTGCTGAGCGCTGACCGGGTGACGCCGGGAGTGCTCAATGCAGAGGCGGGCGCGGCAGCGTTGGCCTACGTGGACCGCGCCACGCGAGACGCGTTGGCGGGCAAGGTGGCGGGAGTCGTCACCCTGCCGATGAACAAGGAGGCGACACGTGTATCGCGGTCGGACTTCCAGGGGCACACCGAGTTCATCGCCGGACTGTGCGGCGTCGACGATTTCGCGATGATGCTGACCGTGCCGGAGCTGGCGGTGACCCACGTCAGCGCTCATGTCAGCCTGCGCGAGGCGATCGAGCGGGTGGAACCCGTGCGGATCCGCAAGGTGATCGATCTGACCCACGAGGCGTTGTCGCGATTCATCGAGCGTCCGCGGATCGCCGTCTGCGGATTGAACCCGCATGCCGGGGAGCACGGTCTGTTCGGCGCCGAGGACGAGGAGATCATCCGGCCGGCGATCGAGGTCGCGGCTGCCGACGGCCTCGACGTGTCCGGCCCCCATCCCGCTGACACCATCTTCCGCCAGGCGATTCACCTCGACCGCTACGACGCGGCCGTCTGCATGTACCACGACCAGGGCCACGCACCGATGAAGCTCTACGGCTTCGAGCGCGGCGTCAACGTGACGATCGGCCTGCCGATCGTGCGGACTTCCGTCGACCACGGCACGGCGTTCGATATCGCCTGGCAGGGGAAGGCGTTCACCGACTCGCTCGGCCACGCGCTGGACTACGCGTGGAAGCTGGCGGGTCGCGTCGACTAG
- a CDS encoding nitroreductase family deazaflavin-dependent oxidoreductase, which produces MAEYIPSPIKWVRDQVELYEGSGGTEGVGLLDTGLPCIIVTHTGNRTGAIRKTPLMRVKDGDSYVLVASKGGAPVNPEWVSNLRADPDVEIRDATEVQAMRVREVEDADERARVWALAVEAFPPYEQYRNKTPRTIPVFIAEPV; this is translated from the coding sequence ATGGCCGAGTACATCCCAAGTCCGATCAAGTGGGTCCGCGACCAGGTGGAGCTCTACGAAGGCAGCGGTGGCACAGAGGGCGTCGGCCTGCTCGACACCGGTCTGCCGTGCATCATCGTCACCCACACGGGCAACCGGACCGGCGCGATTCGCAAGACACCGCTGATGCGGGTGAAGGACGGCGACAGCTACGTGCTGGTCGCCTCGAAGGGAGGTGCTCCCGTGAATCCCGAATGGGTGTCCAACCTCCGGGCCGACCCGGATGTCGAGATCAGGGACGCCACGGAGGTTCAGGCGATGCGGGTGCGGGAGGTCGAGGATGCCGATGAACGGGCCCGTGTTTGGGCGCTGGCCGTGGAGGCGTTCCCGCCGTACGAGCAGTACAGGAACAAAACGCCGCGCACGATCCCCGTGTTCATCGCGGAGCCGGTGTAG
- a CDS encoding DUF3604 domain-containing protein: protein MSGALAFALAVSGCDTDGPGAAYDGDLGAAIEQLKADVAARPTDESTIAARAAVAADWADALALAGHEMGLEGPRVRLNSTLPPTGESAVSAGAMIDRLVREFTLREEEGALGSLATDTPGPFEARQYATVRQTWTAGTRPVETGGGFWVARHFNVNYGAFQTSDPAGAGYVSLETSDGDAVFEAEVYMASGPHGGFRAPEPALAFRLVEGRLDAGESVTITYGDTSGGGPGVLMTQTTGARIPFPLYVDLDGSGEWRPQPILPFAVIGTTVAGVHGFAPSVVRTGELFEFSVRAEDRFYNRATGDIPGFDVLLNGELRASIESGTEAITVVELTLDEPGVYWAAIRSRGEGPSIAGDANPILVADDPEYGIYWGDTHGHSGYAEGIGTLDFFMRFARDDARLDFVTHSEHDIWLDAGEWELMREKSAEYDAPGRFVPYLGWEWTRHTRQGGGHHNVLYRTVGDQDVISVLEFPTLSELYRELDTRYDRRDVVVIPHAHNPGDFRQSHPGLEPLVEMMSMHGTFEWFMQEYLSRGHQVGVVAASDDHLSHPGYSAPNRTSLAQSGGLGAVFAPEMSRDAIFDGMKARRTYATTGDRIILDFKVNDTMMGSRAPFSDVREIAGRVIGTGPIGSIALIKNEEELWSEDYSLDTAGGAPADLLLTFYSEETPIHMGDAPRGWRHWRGRLTVAGATLRSIEGTDFVNPTTQHVEQNGNGAIFRTNTRGETSSLRLSVADVQPGAAIVLELEEAAETGSAPPFYRPRAVIPGARVRLPLSDLQGGRLEKLLPIEDYHRDSVTLRRVRPDGPRDLAFSYTDSDTPRQGDYYFVRVRQLNDAMAWSSPVWVGGHPSR, encoded by the coding sequence GTGAGCGGTGCCCTCGCCTTTGCCCTTGCCGTTTCCGGCTGCGACACGGACGGCCCGGGCGCAGCCTACGACGGTGATCTGGGCGCCGCGATCGAGCAGCTCAAGGCGGACGTTGCGGCGCGGCCGACGGACGAGTCGACGATCGCCGCGCGGGCGGCGGTGGCGGCCGACTGGGCCGACGCGCTCGCCCTGGCCGGTCACGAGATGGGCCTGGAGGGGCCGCGGGTGCGTCTGAACTCGACGTTGCCCCCGACCGGCGAGTCCGCCGTCAGCGCGGGCGCCATGATCGACCGGCTGGTGCGCGAGTTCACGCTGCGGGAAGAGGAAGGCGCGCTCGGTTCGCTGGCAACGGACACCCCGGGACCCTTCGAGGCCCGTCAGTACGCGACGGTTCGTCAGACGTGGACCGCCGGTACGCGGCCGGTCGAGACCGGCGGCGGGTTCTGGGTCGCTCGCCACTTCAACGTGAACTACGGCGCCTTTCAGACCTCCGACCCGGCCGGCGCCGGCTACGTGAGTCTCGAGACGAGTGACGGCGACGCCGTCTTCGAGGCCGAGGTCTACATGGCCTCGGGGCCGCACGGAGGCTTCCGCGCTCCGGAACCGGCGCTCGCGTTCCGACTCGTGGAGGGGCGGCTCGACGCCGGCGAGTCGGTGACGATCACCTACGGCGACACGTCGGGCGGCGGCCCGGGAGTCCTGATGACGCAGACGACGGGCGCCAGAATCCCGTTTCCGCTCTACGTCGACCTCGACGGCTCCGGAGAGTGGCGCCCGCAGCCCATTCTGCCGTTCGCGGTGATCGGCACGACGGTCGCCGGAGTCCACGGCTTCGCTCCGAGCGTGGTGCGGACCGGCGAGCTCTTCGAGTTCTCGGTGCGCGCGGAGGACCGTTTCTACAACCGGGCGACCGGCGACATTCCGGGCTTCGATGTCCTGTTGAACGGGGAGCTCCGCGCCTCGATCGAGTCGGGAACCGAGGCGATCACGGTCGTCGAACTGACCCTCGACGAACCCGGCGTCTACTGGGCGGCGATTCGCTCCCGGGGCGAGGGGCCGTCGATTGCCGGGGACGCGAATCCGATCCTGGTCGCGGACGACCCCGAGTACGGCATCTACTGGGGCGACACCCACGGCCATTCGGGCTACGCCGAGGGCATTGGCACCCTCGACTTCTTCATGCGGTTCGCGCGCGACGACGCGCGACTCGACTTCGTCACGCACTCGGAGCACGACATCTGGCTGGACGCCGGCGAATGGGAACTGATGCGCGAGAAGAGCGCCGAGTACGACGCGCCGGGGCGGTTCGTTCCCTACCTCGGCTGGGAGTGGACGCGGCACACGCGCCAGGGCGGCGGTCACCACAACGTCCTCTACCGCACGGTCGGCGACCAGGACGTGATCTCGGTGCTCGAGTTCCCGACGTTGTCCGAGCTCTACCGCGAACTCGACACCCGCTACGACCGCCGTGACGTCGTCGTCATCCCGCACGCCCACAACCCGGGCGACTTCCGGCAGTCGCACCCGGGCCTGGAGCCCCTGGTCGAGATGATGTCGATGCACGGGACCTTCGAGTGGTTCATGCAGGAGTACCTGTCGCGCGGGCATCAGGTGGGCGTCGTCGCGGCGTCCGACGACCATCTCTCCCATCCCGGCTACTCGGCGCCGAACCGGACCTCGCTGGCGCAGAGCGGGGGATTGGGGGCTGTGTTCGCGCCGGAGATGTCGCGCGACGCGATCTTCGACGGGATGAAGGCGCGACGCACTTACGCCACGACCGGGGATCGCATCATCCTCGATTTCAAGGTGAACGACACGATGATGGGCTCGCGGGCGCCGTTCTCGGACGTGCGGGAGATCGCGGGACGGGTGATCGGCACCGGGCCGATCGGCTCGATCGCGTTGATCAAGAACGAAGAGGAGCTCTGGAGCGAGGACTACTCGCTCGACACCGCCGGCGGAGCGCCCGCCGACCTGCTGCTCACGTTCTACTCCGAGGAAACGCCCATCCACATGGGCGACGCCCCGCGCGGATGGCGGCACTGGCGAGGCCGGCTGACGGTCGCCGGCGCCACGCTGCGGTCCATCGAGGGGACGGACTTCGTCAATCCGACGACCCAGCACGTGGAGCAGAACGGCAACGGCGCCATCTTCCGCACGAACACCCGCGGTGAGACGAGTTCGCTCCGACTGTCAGTGGCGGACGTGCAGCCCGGAGCGGCGATCGTCCTCGAACTGGAAGAGGCGGCCGAGACGGGCTCGGCGCCGCCGTTCTACCGGCCGCGGGCGGTCATCCCGGGCGCCCGGGTGCGCCTGCCGCTGTCGGATCTTCAGGGTGGCCGGCTGGAGAAACTGCTGCCGATCGAGGACTATCACCGCGACTCCGTGACCCTCCGGCGGGTCCGCCCGGACGGGCCGCGCGACCTTGCGTTCAGCTACACCGACAGCGATACACCGCGCCAGGGCGACTACTACTTTGTCCGCGTCCGCCAGTTGAACGACGCGATGGCCTGGTCGAGCCCGGTCTGGGTCGGAGGCCATCCGTCCCGGTAG